DNA from Mucilaginibacter mallensis:
CTCGCCATAATTAGTCCATTGCTGGCCATCCTCAGGTAAATATTGGCGGTCATCATCACAGATCGGACAAGTTTTGGGCGATCCATCTGCCTGCGGGTATTCCGTGCCGCAGGTTTTACATAAGTTATTTACAGTCATGGTGAACTATTTTAGTTTTGCCTGGTAATTACGACTGGCAGCATACATCCGCCATTTTATCTTTTTTCGCGAATGGATTTAAGCCCTTAATAGAAACCCAAATACTTGAGATCCGGTTTTTAAAGGCCGGGCCATATTTCGACAGATTAACCAGTAACACGCTCACCAATATCACCAGCAGACCGAATATCTGTAATATCGTGATGTGCTCATTATTAAAGCCCATGCCAAGCAATACCGCAATAACAGGGTTTACATAAGAGTGCGTACTTACCTGTGTGGCTGGTCTTACACCCAGCAACCATACATAAGCGCTAAAGGCAGCTATCGACCCAAACAAAATAAGGTAAACCAACGCGAACCATGCCTGTGCAGGCACCTGGCTAAAATGGAATGTGCTGTATTCATTATGCAAAGCACTTGCCGGGATAAACGCTAACCCGGCAATGATCATTTGCCATGCAACATTTAAACGTGCGGGGGCATTAACGGCATTCTTTTTTGAATATAATGAACCTGCCGACCATGCGATAGGGCTCAGGATCAATAAAAATAAACCTATTAATTGCGCCTGACCTAATGAGCCGTTCAATGATCTTTCAATAGCTTCGCCAAAAAGTAAAAGTACGCCTGAAAAGCCCAGGATGATGCCCGCTATGGTTGATCTGTTTTTTAGGTTGATCTTCCAGTTTGCTTTATCAAGTATTAC
Protein-coding regions in this window:
- a CDS encoding EamA family transporter, which encodes MIQSSNKTSALLVIIAFAIVYVVWGSTYFFIQMAIHGFPPMLMGAFRYFTAGILMLIWCRIKGDKLWVWKDIKTSAVCGLLMLFVATGVVIWVERTLPSAMVAIMVSANPVWFVILDKANWKINLKNRSTIAGIILGFSGVLLLFGEAIERSLNGSLGQAQLIGLFLLILSPIAWSAGSLYSKKNAVNAPARLNVAWQMIIAGLAFIPASALHNEYSTFHFSQVPAQAWFALVYLILFGSIAAFSAYVWLLGVRPATQVSTHSYVNPVIAVLLGMGFNNEHITILQIFGLLVILVSVLLVNLSKYGPAFKNRISSIWVSIKGLNPFAKKDKMADVCCQS